The genomic stretch CacctgttttgttttattattgtttttccgtttttttgcaaataatattatttaattttacattatattataagttaactaacctataaatcattttaattaaaaagcatctacgcttcattttattttcattgtgttTTTTGGTACTAAAATGTTTTGTCCGTTACAGCGCACATTGCCAAATATATAGAAAAGTACAACTTTATTATCGTGTCCGCTGTGGCGGACAATGCCAAAATGTGTGTGCTATTGGTGTTTTGGTTTTTGTGCTGAGATTGGTTTTCGTTTCTTTGTCAACAGCCTAATCGTGCTAGTAAGATCATAGCTTTAGTGCCGAATGAACATGCACCTTCCGATGCTAGCGAAATATCTGATTCTGAAACAGAATTGCATGATGAACGTACTAACTCTTCCACCCCGCTTTCTTCTCCTGCACCATCAATTGCATCTTCTCTTGCTAACCTTACAATAGATTCAACGGATAACGAAGAATCAAATGTCGATGTTGCTGATATTATACCGGATTCTATAGTGCGTGAAATTACCGAATCAAATTATGAAAATGTTCCATCCCTATCAGCTATTCCTTCTTTGCCATCAACGCCCATAGCGCCATTAGCTTCTTCATTATCAGTGTCATCTCGAAAAACTAGATCCAAGAAACCACCAACAGTAAGTGCCAAAAGAATAAAGAAGGCTAAAAAGTTTCAGCTGACATATAACTGGCGTTTAGCTCAATTCCGTCACCAAGTGACCATAGAAGCGGATGAGAATGAGAATTACAATGACCTGCCTGCAGATGATTCAGCTTTGAGTTTCTTCtacctttttttttcttcaaatattttgaGCAGTATTGTAGAACAAACGAACTTGTATTCCGTACAAGAAACCGGCAAGTCAATTCAGCTATCAGAGGAAGAATTTAGAGATTTTTTAGCTTTGCATGTAATTATGGGTATTGTTGTAATGCCTTCTTATCTCGATTATTGGTCGGATAAATTTAGATACGCTAAAATTGCAGATATAATGTCTTTGAAAAGATATCAGCAGATACGAcgatatttacattttgttgataataatatgGCTGATggagacaaatattttaaagttcgtCCAGTTGTAGAACAAATACGACAAAATTGTCTCAAGCAACAGAAAATAGAGTCAAAATTTAGTATAGACGAAATGATGATCGCGTATAAAGGTTCTAAGGCAGGAAAACGTAAGCAATATATGAAAGACAAGCCAAACAAATGgggttttaaaaattatgtacgaGCCGGTGTATCAGGCATAATCTatgatttcatattatatgGAGGTGACGATACATTTCGTAATCATATGTTTAGTGAAGAGGAATTGTCCCTTGGTTTTGGCGCTCAAGTGGTCGTAGCTTTATGCCAAAGCATTGAAAGAAAACCAGCGACAATATTTTgcgacaattttttttcttctccGGAGCCACTTTTCATACCTCGGGAAAAGTACGGAATC from Vanessa cardui chromosome 28, ilVanCard2.1, whole genome shotgun sequence encodes the following:
- the LOC124541367 gene encoding piggyBac transposable element-derived protein 2-like, which translates into the protein MPSYLDYWSTNYKYPQVANMMSLKRYYKIRPVLEKVRQNCLKYQGLDRKFSIDEMMIAYKGSKAGKRKQYMKDKPNKWGFKNYVLAGVTDWFSFLCQQPNRASKIIALVPNEHAPSDASEISDSETELHDERTNSSTPLSSPAPSIASSLANLTIDSTDNEESNVDVADIIPDSIVREITESNYENVPSLSAIPSLPSTPIAPLASSLSVSSRKTRSKKPPTVSAKRIKKAKKFQLTYNWRLAQFRHQVTIEADENENYNDLPADDSALSFFYLFFSSNILSSIVEQTNLYSVQETGKSIQLSEEEFRDFLALHVIMGIVVMPSYLDYWSDKFRYAKIADIMSLKRYQQIRRYLHFVDNNMADGDKYFKVRPVVEQIRQNCLKQQKIESKFSIDEMMIAYKGSKAGKRKQYMKDKPNKWGFKNYVRAGVSGIIYDFILYGGDDTFRNHMFSEEELSLGFGAQVVVALCQSIERKPATIFCDNFFSSPEPLFIPREKYGIFALGTIRSNRLRGADAVLPTEKVMKKKPRGNFVEAVCDQNRLAVVRWNDNKAVTFISSFVASEPLENIRRYCKDAKEKINVQCPQIVRQYNRHMGGVDLADMLISLYKTPFKSRRWYLSIFAQMLDICINNAWLLYRRKHSSNAKAKISLKAFRYDIYDLLLKENRSAKRNRTEATKIVKPHVARPLSPVKYDNHDSRKYTRLYNECRHCDITHHPEENPL